A window of the Bufo gargarizans isolate SCDJY-AF-19 chromosome 1, ASM1485885v1, whole genome shotgun sequence genome harbors these coding sequences:
- the RPS3A gene encoding 40S ribosomal protein S3a yields the protein MAVGKNKRLTKGGKKGAKKKIVDPFSKKDWYDVKAPAMFNIRNLGKTLVTRTQGTKIASDGLKGRVFEVSLADLQNDEVAFRKFKLITEDVQGKNCLTNFHGMDLTRDKMCSMVKKWQTMIEAHVDVKTTDGYLLRLFCVGFTKKRTNQIRKTSYAQHQQVRQIRKKMMEIMTREVQTNDLKEVVNKLIPDSIGKDIEKACQSIYPLHDVYVRKVKMLKKPKFELGKLMELHGEGGGTGKPSGDDTGAKVERADGYEPPVQESV from the exons ATGGCAGTCGGCAAGAACAAGCGGCTGACCAAGGGCGGCAAAAAGGGTGCCAAGAAGAAGAT CGTGGACCCTTTCTCCAAGAAGGACTGGTACGATGTCAAGGCGCCGGCCATGTTCAATATCCGCAATCTGGGGAAGACATTGGTAACCAGGACCCAGGGAACCA AAATTGCCTCTGATGGACTGAAGGGCCGTGTGTTTGAGGTGAGCCTGGCTGACCTGCAGAACGATGAAGTGGCCTTCCGTAAATTCAAGCTGATTACAGAAGATGTACAGGGCAAGAACTGCCTCACCAACTTCCATGGCATGGATCTGACTCGTGACAAGATGTGCTCAATGGTCAAGAAATGGCAG ACCATGATTGAAGCACATGTTGATGTGAAGACTACAGATGGCTACCTTCTCCGCCTGTTCTGTGTTGGGTTCACAAAGAAGCGCACCAATCAGATCAGAAAGACTTCCTATGCCCAGCATCAACAAGTACGTCAGATCCGTAAGAAGATGATGGAAATCATGACCCGTGAAGTGCAAACAAATGACCTGAAGGAAGTTGTCAACAAACT GATCCCAGACAGCATAGGCAAAGATATAGAAAAGGCCTGCCAGTCTATCTATCCTCTCCATGATGTCTATGTTCGCAAAGTAAAGATGCTGAAGAAGCCAAAATTTGAGC TGGGTAAACTTATGGAGCTCCACGGTGAGGGCGGTGGCACTGGAAAGCCTTCTGGGGATGACACAGGAGCCAAAGTTGAACGGGCTGATGGATATGAGCCTCCTGTGCAGGAGTCTGTCTGA